A genome region from Amblyraja radiata isolate CabotCenter1 chromosome 2, sAmbRad1.1.pri, whole genome shotgun sequence includes the following:
- the LOC116985146 gene encoding molybdenum cofactor sulfurase-like, which yields MEQSSPLPSQDWFQETFTQYDYGGQISAARAREFGRLSGVTYLDHGGATLYPHSQIHHFYQDLAENIYGNPHSGNIASRLTHDTIEHVRCRYGIKTMFQHIYLAFSKAGANKLQDGQGTTQRGVEKQ from the exons ATGGAGCAGAGTAGCCCTCTGCCCAGCCAGGACTGGTTCCAGGAAACTTTCACACAGTACGACTACGGGGGGCAGATAAGTGCGGCGAGGGCTCGGGAGTTCGGCAGATTGTCAG GAGTCACTTACCTGGACCATGGAGGAGCAACTCTATATCCGCACAGTCAAATTCATCACTTTTACCAAGACCTTGCGGAAAATATCTATG GTAACCCCCACAGTGGAAATATTGCCAGCAGACTGACACATGATACTATTGAACATGTTCGTTGCAGGTATGGTATTAAAACTATGTTCCAGCATATTTACCTGGCTTTTTCTA AAGCGGGAGCAAAcaagttgcaggatggtcaaggaaCAACGCAAAGAGGCGTCGAGAAGCAGTAA